A stretch of the Bdellovibrio sp. 22V genome encodes the following:
- the serS gene encoding serine--tRNA ligase, with amino-acid sequence MIDIKLLERKAESGPSYFDEYKQGLINRGASTDVLDQIMELNKKRKELITQAETAKANQNKLSGEIGKLKREGKDASAILAEVDTLKSQVKELEAKAAEADQQVTNLALIIPNKPNASVPVGASADENKEIKVVGTPTKFSFKAKEHWELGEALNIIDFERAGKTTGTRFAFLKGAAAQMERALIQLMMDLHSAKHGYTEMIPPFMVNSNSLLGTGNFPKFKEDVFHLEGSDLYLIPTAEVPVTNYFNNEILDEKDLPKSFCAYSPCFRSEAGSAGRDTKGLIRQHQFDKVELMTFCHPDKSYEVHEALTSHAEQVLINLELPFRRMLLCTGDMGFGSAKTYDLEVWLPGQNAYREISSCSNFEDFQARRANIRFRTAGGKPQFVHTLNGSALAVGRTLVAILENYQREDGSVAIPKALQSYMGGKTEIR; translated from the coding sequence ATGATTGATATTAAACTTCTTGAGAGAAAAGCAGAGAGCGGACCATCTTACTTCGATGAATACAAGCAAGGGTTGATCAATCGTGGTGCCTCGACAGACGTTCTTGATCAAATTATGGAGCTTAATAAAAAGCGTAAAGAGTTGATCACTCAAGCTGAGACCGCAAAGGCGAATCAAAATAAATTGAGCGGCGAAATTGGCAAGCTTAAGCGCGAAGGCAAAGACGCGTCTGCGATTTTAGCCGAAGTGGATACGTTAAAATCTCAAGTGAAAGAATTGGAAGCGAAAGCTGCGGAGGCAGATCAACAGGTGACGAACTTGGCGCTGATCATTCCGAACAAGCCCAATGCGTCTGTTCCCGTGGGAGCTTCTGCTGACGAAAATAAAGAAATCAAAGTCGTTGGAACTCCGACAAAGTTTTCTTTTAAAGCGAAAGAACACTGGGAGCTCGGCGAAGCTTTGAATATCATCGACTTTGAAAGAGCCGGCAAAACAACAGGAACGCGTTTCGCCTTCTTGAAAGGTGCTGCCGCTCAGATGGAGCGCGCATTGATCCAACTTATGATGGATTTGCACTCTGCCAAGCATGGCTATACAGAGATGATTCCGCCGTTCATGGTGAATAGTAATAGCTTGCTCGGCACGGGGAATTTCCCGAAATTTAAAGAAGACGTTTTCCACTTGGAAGGGTCTGATCTTTATTTGATTCCAACGGCTGAAGTGCCTGTGACGAACTACTTCAACAATGAGATTTTGGATGAAAAAGATCTTCCGAAGAGTTTCTGTGCTTACTCTCCATGCTTCCGCTCTGAAGCAGGAAGTGCAGGCCGAGACACGAAAGGTTTGATCCGCCAGCATCAGTTCGACAAAGTGGAGTTGATGACGTTCTGTCATCCGGATAAATCTTATGAAGTTCACGAGGCTTTGACGTCTCATGCGGAACAAGTTTTGATCAACTTGGAGCTTCCATTCCGTCGCATGCTTCTGTGCACAGGTGATATGGGTTTTGGATCCGCAAAAACTTATGATTTGGAAGTATGGCTTCCGGGACAGAATGCTTACCGCGAGATCAGCTCATGTTCGAACTTTGAGGATTTCCAAGCCCGTCGTGCAAACATCCGTTTCCGCACGGCTGGAGGAAAACCTCAGTTTGTTCATACATTGAACGGCTCTGCCCTCGCAGTAGGCAGAACCTTGGTGGCTATACTAGAAAACTACCAACGCGAAGACGGCTCTGTCGCAATCCCAAAAGCTCTGCAAAGCTACATGGGCGGCAAAACCGAAATCCGCTAA
- the aceA gene encoding isocitrate lyase, with protein sequence MILNKDLQSRQLNETWKTDERWKGIQRNYSAEDVVRLRTTIPIKHTIADLGSRKLWKSLNGEGYLNTFGAMTGAQAVQMVKAGLKSIYLSGWQVAADANLSGSTYPDQSLYPCNSVPTLVRRINNAFMRADQIANQSNEDVKGLDWYAPIIADAEAGFGGPLHAFELMKAMIEAGASGVHFEDQLAAEKKCGHLAGKVLVPTSSFTRTLQAARLASDVLDVPTVIVARTDALSATLMTSDIDPADKKFLTGERTPEGYYVIKGGIEHAIARALAYAPWADVLWFETSKPDMKEAELFAREIHKKYPGKILAYNCSPSFNWKMHLNDDDIADFQARLGSLGYKFQFITLAGWHLVNYYTFDLAHRYAEEGMTAYVDLQDKEFAAAQHGYTAVKHQAEVGTGYFDQVLQTVMDGKASTGALKGSTEEQFAAAKKQSVVQPARR encoded by the coding sequence ATGATTTTAAACAAGGACCTTCAGTCTCGCCAGCTTAATGAGACGTGGAAAACAGATGAACGTTGGAAAGGAATCCAAAGAAATTATTCTGCGGAGGACGTCGTTCGACTGCGCACAACCATTCCGATTAAACACACGATCGCGGATTTGGGTTCTAGAAAACTTTGGAAATCTTTGAACGGCGAAGGCTATCTAAATACCTTCGGCGCGATGACTGGAGCCCAAGCCGTACAAATGGTGAAGGCAGGTTTGAAATCAATTTATCTTAGCGGTTGGCAGGTTGCCGCCGACGCCAATCTTTCCGGAAGCACGTATCCTGATCAAAGTCTTTACCCCTGCAACTCCGTGCCGACTCTTGTGCGCAGAATTAATAATGCTTTCATGCGCGCGGATCAAATCGCGAATCAATCCAACGAGGATGTTAAAGGTCTTGATTGGTATGCTCCTATTATTGCCGATGCGGAAGCGGGGTTCGGCGGACCATTGCATGCCTTCGAACTTATGAAAGCGATGATTGAAGCCGGCGCGTCTGGCGTTCACTTTGAGGATCAGCTCGCAGCTGAAAAAAAATGCGGGCATCTCGCTGGAAAAGTTTTAGTTCCGACAAGTTCATTCACACGTACGCTGCAAGCTGCTCGTCTTGCTTCGGATGTTTTAGACGTGCCGACTGTGATTGTCGCCCGCACAGATGCCTTAAGCGCGACTCTCATGACTTCAGATATCGATCCGGCCGATAAAAAATTTCTTACCGGCGAAAGAACTCCCGAAGGATATTATGTCATCAAAGGCGGCATCGAGCATGCGATCGCTCGCGCTTTAGCTTACGCTCCTTGGGCGGATGTTCTATGGTTTGAAACTTCCAAACCAGATATGAAGGAGGCCGAACTCTTTGCCCGTGAGATTCACAAAAAGTATCCGGGAAAAATTCTCGCTTACAATTGCTCCCCTTCGTTCAATTGGAAAATGCATTTGAACGACGATGACATCGCAGATTTCCAAGCGCGCTTAGGTTCACTGGGATACAAATTTCAATTCATCACGTTGGCGGGATGGCATCTTGTTAATTACTACACTTTTGATTTGGCTCATCGCTACGCCGAAGAAGGCATGACCGCGTATGTGGACCTACAGGATAAAGAATTCGCAGCCGCGCAACACGGCTACACGGCCGTCAAACACCAAGCGGAGGTTGGCACCGGTTACTTCGATCAAGTGTTACAAACTGTCATGGACGGCAAAGCTTCCACGGGTGCGTTGAAGGGCTCCACAGAAGAACAGTTTGCGGCCGCAAAAAAACAATCCGTAGTTCAACCTGCTCGAAGATAG